The window TTGATCATCTGGAGGACACTGGATTGGAGGCTTTTGCCAGACGCGTCCGTTCTGGATTAGATCTGTATGAAGACGACGATGAGTTTTGAGACGGAAGAGCTAATTCCAATCGTGGCGGAATTAGCAGATAAATATACGGGAAAAGAGAGTACCTCCATTACTTATGAAAAAGCAAGGCAGCTCATGGAAGCGGTTTTGTACTGTATCCATGAATATGAAGCAGATGCAGAAAAAAGACGGGAGCTTCTTTCTATGGATGAGAAGGCAGTGGCAAAAAAGGTCTATAGCCTGGGATATGAGACGGTGCTGAAGAAGGTGAAGGAAACCCAGATTCTGTATAACAAGATAATTCCGGATTTTAAGTATTATGAAAACCGGTGTTATCACGATACATTTGTCAAAGGAATCCCCTCTTTTTTTATGTATTATGATCCGCGTTTTCAGCCTCAGAATCATATTCTTACGCTGGATTATCCGGTTTTGTATCCAGTGTATACTTTGATGGGAATTGATGCCATAAGCGCTTTTGTGAAATATGTCAGTCTGGAACAGGTTTTCCTTGGAAAATTACCGGATGAATATGTTCTCCATGTGCTGAGGGCCTATTCCCCGGATCACGGGGATCTGGTCATTAATCTTGCGGGCATTGTGCTGCGGAACATTCTGGGCTGCCGCATAGCAGGAAAAAGGGTCCGGGCCCAGGGATATACCCATGGGGAGCTGGAACGGCTCATCGGTTATGTAAACCGGGATACCACAGCCTCATTGGAACAGGATATGGAGGGATTGGTTGATGAACTGGTACAGTCCGGATATGGCGGGCTGGAAGAATTGGGAGATTATCTGAAGGCTGATCTGCGTAATTACAGCTATGAGCTGAAGAATGCAGTGGAAAACCAATGTCTGGATTCCATTCTTGCCATATAGAAACAGAAACAGAAGCCGGGGAGGGAATGGTTATCTCCCCGGCTTCTGTTTTAAATAGGTTTTCATCTGAAAGATATTTGCCTATGCGGAAAGCTGCTGCTCCGCATTCCACATGGCAGCATACTTTCCGTTTTTCTTCAGCAACTCTTCATGAGTGCCTGCTTCAGCAATCCTGCCATCAGCCACTACCAAAATCTGATCCGCGTGTTTCACAATGGAAAGCGTGTGGGCAATCATCACAACGGTCTTTTTTGCTTTCAGCAGATTGGAAATGGCCTGTTTTACCGCCAGCTCATTTTCAATATCAAGGGAGGCCGTTGCCTCATCCAAAAGCAGGATGGGGCTGTTTTTTAAAATGGCCCGGGCAATGGACAAACGCTGCCGCTCACCGCCTGAAAGCAGATTGCCGTTTTCTCCGGCAGGAGTATCATAGCCTTTTTCCATCTTTCGGATAAAACCGTCGCAGTTGGCCTGTTTACAGGCTGCTTCGATTTCTGAATCAACGGCATCTGGCCGTGCATGGCGGATGTTGTCGCGAATGGTATCGTCAAACAGAAACACATCCTGGTCGACCATGGATATCTGTTCTAAAATCCTCTCTGGGGCAGCATTCCGGATCGGCAGGTCTCCAATGGAAATTGTTCCGGCCTGTGCCTCATAGTATTTTGAAATCAGATTTAAAATAGTAGATTTGCCGGAGCCGGAATCCCCTACGATTGCAGTCAGCTTCTGATCAGGCACAGTAAAGCTGATTCCTTTTAGTACCGGCTCTCCCGGCACATAAGAAAATTCAACATTCCGGAATGCAATGTCAAAGGCTTTTGATGTAAACGCCTCCATACTGCCGGTTTCCTCTTTTTCTTTCATGATGCACGTCACTTTATTTTTAGAAATCATCAGGTTTTTATAGCTCATCAAATCTCTTGAAATGGTATCCGCCAGCTTTGCAAGAAGCATGGGGAGAATACTGATCAACAAATAAGATGTGGGGTCAAGAGTTCCGTTCAGCATTGGCACAGAGGCAGCCAGGATCATAATCGGCAGACCTGCCCAAATGCAAATGCACTGGACTGCATTGACGGGAATTCCATGTTTTTCATAGGCATAGCTGATATCACAAAATTCTCTCATGGAAGAGGTAAGGGTCTTATTTTTTGAACCTCCCATTCCATAAGCCCTGAAGGTTTGGATGCCGGTAACATACTCAACAATGCAGCTTACATTTTCCGCGCATACGGCATTTTTCTCCGTACCATACTTTTTGACAATACGGAAAGCTTTCCAAAGGAATGGAACCAGCAGTAATTCAATACACACCAGAATGATACCGCCCGGAAGCCAGATATGCCACACAAAAAGAATCAGCATAACAGAGAACGTTATATTTTTCACAAGGTTCCCCATGGTATGGGTCAAAATCTTTTCATAGCTATTGACATCGCTGGTGGCAATATTGATGTATTGACCCATCTGTCCCTGAGTGAACCGTGATAAGGGAATTTTCTTGATCTTGTCGCCAAGGAAGAGACGAACCTTTTTGCTGACGGCGGCCCCGCCGATCTGATTGTTGGTATAACCCATGCTGTAAATGACTATCCGCAGTACAAAAATGATTCCAAGAAATAGCGCCAGTTTCATAACAGCGGGAAGCCCGGCATTTCCTTTCCAAAGCATTTTCATAACTTCATAAAGGACAAAGAAATTGCATCCGGACAGCATGCCCTCAACAACGGTCAAGACCATGCCCATATAAAACTTCCTTCCCTTTTTCATTGGATTTTCCTTCATGCCTTACCGCCTCCTTCCAGTTGATAGGTCAGGCTGCGGGCTGTCTCATAGTCTGCCCAGGCCTGATTGTAATACTTATTTTCTTTCCTGACCTGTTCATGGGTGCCCACTGATGTAATGGTTTGATTTTCCACCACAGCCACCCGGTTACACATGTTCAGTGCGCTCAGCCGGTGCGCCACCATAATGACGGTTTTCCCTTTGCACAGGTTTTTGATTGCCTTGTCAATCTCCACCTGGTTTTCCGGATCGGCCGCACTTGTGGCTTCGTCCAGAATCAGGATGGGAGCGTTTTTTAGGATAGCTCTTGCAATGGCGATGCGCTGTTTTTCGCCGCCGGAGAAGCGTGATCCGAAGCTGCCTACCTTTGTATCGTAACCATCCGGCAGAGACATAATGAAGTCGTCAATCTGAGCTTTCTCTGCAGCGGCCCGCACCTGTTCCAGACTCCCATGGCCGCCCATGCGGATATTTTCAAGAACGCTGTCACGGGTGAGAAATGTTTTCTGAAAGACAATGGAAACATTTTGCAGGAGTGTTTCATAGTCAATTTCCCTGACATTCTTTCCGCCGATTAACACCTCGCCTTCCTGCACATCATAAAACCGGGGAATCAGCTCAGCAACGGTGCTTTTGCCGGCGCCGGAACGTCCCATCAGAGCCATTGCCTCGCCTTCCTTTATTTTTAAATTGCAATTTTCCAGCACATTGGTTTTTCCGTCATAAGAAAACCGGATATTACGAAGCTCAATATCATGGCAGTCCGGGAAGGGGCCGCCACCCTCAAAGGTAGGGCAGCTTAAAATTTCCTCTGTTTTCATAACACCGGTAAGCACCTGGGCAAAGCTGCTGGAAATTTCCTGTAAGGGGCGGATCTCCGTTAAGTACATGGAGCCGACAAATGCAAATAACAGGAACACGCTGGCGGTAATGGAGCCTTTCATATAGAATAAGCCGCCCAAGGGCACCATCAGAACCATTCCGCACTCGATCACAACGATAAATGAAGCGTAAAATGGCCCCATTTTCCTTGACATTAAATTCCAGACGTCATTTTCCTCTTTGACAGCCGAAGAAAATTTCCGGAAAGACTTGCTTCCCATGTTGTAAGCTTTAATGAGCTTCATGCCGCTGATGTATTCCACCATGACTGAGTTTAAGTTTGCCACAGAACGGTTTGCCCTGTCCATCATTCCGGAGGCTTTCACAAACATGAAGCCCATCACAACAGCGGCCAGGACCAGCGGAATCAAGGAAATCAAAGCCAGAGGTACATTTACTGTCATTAAATAGAGGAAAATAACAACAGGACCGGTCAAATAGCAGGTCAGTTCAGGCACGTTATGGGCAAGAAACAGCTCCAGCTTTTCAATATCCTCATTTAACACGGTCTTAATTTCTCCGGTACTGCGCTCATTCAGCGATCCCAGCGGCACCTTTGCCATGTGGCCTGCAACCATGCACCGAACCTTGAACAGTGCCCGGTAAGCTCCTTTATGGGAAGCCACGCCGGAAGATCCGAACAACAGGAATCGAATCAGTACTGCAACCGCAATGAGCACTACGTTATGCCGCACAAATTCAGCGGTACAGGTGCGGCTGTACACGGCCTCCATTAATTGATAAATACCATAGTAGGGAATCATGGTGAAAAGGCCGCTGATAAATGACAGTGCAATGGCCAAATACATCCAATACTTTTCCCGTCCGGCCCATTGAAGCAATAGCTTAATGGGACTTTTCTTATTTTGCATAGAAATCCTTCCTCCTTTTTAAGCCGTTTTATTCTATGAAGTACAGCTTTTTATCTGGTCCTCAGCAACTTCGCAAACAGGCCGGAGCGCCACATTCTTGACGCAGCCATTCCGTTATGCTATCATGATGGTTAGGCGAAGCTAACTGCTTTATAACAATACACGTATGGCAAATTTCTTACAATAGGTTTTGGGCAGATTTTCACTTTCAAGGTAAAGGTTTGCGCTTTTGAGGTATTGGGAATATGGGGGAACGATGATGAATACGATTCAGGAATATTATAAAAAACAATTTGCGGAACATGGTTTTTTGCCGGATCCGGACAATCATACTTATTGCGAAGTCGGCTCAACATGGAAGCTGTCAGATACCATTGGCAGGGGAACCTTCTGGCTATATGGAGAGCAGGATTTGTTTTCCGTCAAAATTCATGATTTTTATTTCCATGAGGATACTGTAATGGATTTTTGCTGGCCTGAATGTTTGGGTATTATGCAGTATGACTCCATCTCCGGTGAAGAGCTCTCTCCTTACCGGAGGCTGGAAGCCGGAACTGTTAAGAGTTTTATCGGCGGTTATGGCATATATAAGGTTCTGATACATAAGAAAATCCCGGTAAAATCCATTGGAATTGAAATTATGCCAAGGTATTATGAGGGGTTTTTAAAAGACCGGTACCCGGGAGAATATACCAATCCATTAAACGCATTTGCGGCAGTGGGGCAGACAGTAGATTTTCCGGAGATGGACCGGCTGTTGAAGACGGTCCGGGATTATCGCGGTTGCGGACTGGCAGCAAAGCTCTATTATCAGGGGAAGGTTGCGGGAGCTGTTTCCCTCATTGTGGAATGGAGTAAAAAACAGGCTCAAAAACAGGAAGTTAAAAAGAGGCTGTCCTCCCAGGATATTAAGGATTTGGACAATATCACGCTATATTTAAACGACCATTGCCTGCAGGACATTTCCCTGGATCAGATCGTGAAAATCTCTTATATCGGGGCAAGGAGACTTCAAACCATATTTAAGGAATATCACGGCTGCACCATCACCCAATATATTCAGCAGCGCCGCATGAGCCAGGCAGAAAATCTTCTGGCAAACACGGATCTGCCTATCGGTCAGATTGCCCAGGTAGTAGGCTATTCCAATGCCAGCAGGCTTGCGGAACTGTTCTGTAAGAGTACGGGTATGCTGCCGGGGGAATACAGGAAGATGGCTCATAGGAAATGAGAAACTCATAAAATACACGCAATAAAAAAGATACCGGGAAGATCTTTTATCTC of the Lacrimispora indolis DSM 755 genome contains:
- a CDS encoding helix-turn-helix domain-containing protein, whose translation is MMNTIQEYYKKQFAEHGFLPDPDNHTYCEVGSTWKLSDTIGRGTFWLYGEQDLFSVKIHDFYFHEDTVMDFCWPECLGIMQYDSISGEELSPYRRLEAGTVKSFIGGYGIYKVLIHKKIPVKSIGIEIMPRYYEGFLKDRYPGEYTNPLNAFAAVGQTVDFPEMDRLLKTVRDYRGCGLAAKLYYQGKVAGAVSLIVEWSKKQAQKQEVKKRLSSQDIKDLDNITLYLNDHCLQDISLDQIVKISYIGARRLQTIFKEYHGCTITQYIQQRRMSQAENLLANTDLPIGQIAQVVGYSNASRLAELFCKSTGMLPGEYRKMAHRK
- a CDS encoding DUF6179 domain-containing protein, translated to MKTTMSFETEELIPIVAELADKYTGKESTSITYEKARQLMEAVLYCIHEYEADAEKRRELLSMDEKAVAKKVYSLGYETVLKKVKETQILYNKIIPDFKYYENRCYHDTFVKGIPSFFMYYDPRFQPQNHILTLDYPVLYPVYTLMGIDAISAFVKYVSLEQVFLGKLPDEYVLHVLRAYSPDHGDLVINLAGIVLRNILGCRIAGKRVRAQGYTHGELERLIGYVNRDTTASLEQDMEGLVDELVQSGYGGLEELGDYLKADLRNYSYELKNAVENQCLDSILAI
- a CDS encoding ABC transporter ATP-binding protein, whose translation is MKENPMKKGRKFYMGMVLTVVEGMLSGCNFFVLYEVMKMLWKGNAGLPAVMKLALFLGIIFVLRIVIYSMGYTNNQIGGAAVSKKVRLFLGDKIKKIPLSRFTQGQMGQYINIATSDVNSYEKILTHTMGNLVKNITFSVMLILFVWHIWLPGGIILVCIELLLVPFLWKAFRIVKKYGTEKNAVCAENVSCIVEYVTGIQTFRAYGMGGSKNKTLTSSMREFCDISYAYEKHGIPVNAVQCICIWAGLPIMILAASVPMLNGTLDPTSYLLISILPMLLAKLADTISRDLMSYKNLMISKNKVTCIMKEKEETGSMEAFTSKAFDIAFRNVEFSYVPGEPVLKGISFTVPDQKLTAIVGDSGSGKSTILNLISKYYEAQAGTISIGDLPIRNAAPERILEQISMVDQDVFLFDDTIRDNIRHARPDAVDSEIEAACKQANCDGFIRKMEKGYDTPAGENGNLLSGGERQRLSIARAILKNSPILLLDEATASLDIENELAVKQAISNLLKAKKTVVMIAHTLSIVKHADQILVVADGRIAEAGTHEELLKKNGKYAAMWNAEQQLSA
- a CDS encoding ABC transporter ATP-binding protein, producing the protein MQNKKSPIKLLLQWAGREKYWMYLAIALSFISGLFTMIPYYGIYQLMEAVYSRTCTAEFVRHNVVLIAVAVLIRFLLFGSSGVASHKGAYRALFKVRCMVAGHMAKVPLGSLNERSTGEIKTVLNEDIEKLELFLAHNVPELTCYLTGPVVIFLYLMTVNVPLALISLIPLVLAAVVMGFMFVKASGMMDRANRSVANLNSVMVEYISGMKLIKAYNMGSKSFRKFSSAVKEENDVWNLMSRKMGPFYASFIVVIECGMVLMVPLGGLFYMKGSITASVFLLFAFVGSMYLTEIRPLQEISSSFAQVLTGVMKTEEILSCPTFEGGGPFPDCHDIELRNIRFSYDGKTNVLENCNLKIKEGEAMALMGRSGAGKSTVAELIPRFYDVQEGEVLIGGKNVREIDYETLLQNVSIVFQKTFLTRDSVLENIRMGGHGSLEQVRAAAEKAQIDDFIMSLPDGYDTKVGSFGSRFSGGEKQRIAIARAILKNAPILILDEATSAADPENQVEIDKAIKNLCKGKTVIMVAHRLSALNMCNRVAVVENQTITSVGTHEQVRKENKYYNQAWADYETARSLTYQLEGGGKA